The Pan troglodytes isolate AG18354 chromosome 1, NHGRI_mPanTro3-v2.0_pri, whole genome shotgun sequence genome includes a region encoding these proteins:
- the NHLH1 gene encoding helix-loop-helix protein 1 has protein sequence MMLNSDTMELDLPPTHSETESGFSDCGGGAGPDGAGPGGPGGGQARGPEPGEPGRKDLQHLSREERRRRRRATAKYRTAHATRERIRVEAFNLAFAELRKLLPTLPPDKKLSKIEILRLAICYISYLNHVLDV, from the coding sequence ATGATGCTCAACTCAGACACCATGGAGCTGGACCTGCCGCCCACTCACTCGGAGACTGAGTCGGGCTTCAGTGACTgtgggggcggggcgggcccTGATGGTGCCGGGCCTGGGGGTCCGGGAGGGGGCCAGGCCCGAGGCCCAGAGCCGGGAGAGCCTGGCCGGAAAGACCTGCAGCATCTGAGCCGCGAGGAGCGCCGGCGCCGGCGCCGCGCCACAGCCAAGTACCGCACGGCCCACGCCACGCGAGAACGCATCCGCGTGGAAGCCTTCAACCTGGCCTTCGCCGAGCTGCGCAAGCTGCTGCCTACGCTGCCCCCCGACAAGAAGCTCTCCAAGATTGAGATCCTGCGCCTGGCCATCTGCTATATCTCCTACCTGAACCACGTGCTGGACGTCTGA
- the NCSTN gene encoding nicastrin gives MATAGGGSVADPGSRGLLRLLSFCVLLAGLCRGNSVERKIYIPLNKTAPCVRLLNATHQIGCQSSISGDTGVIHVVEKEEDLQWVLTDGPNPPYMVLLESKHFTRDLMEKLKGRTSRIAGLAVSLTKPSPASGFSPSVQCPNDGFGVYSNSYGPEFAHCREIQWNSLGNGLAYEDFSFPIFLLEDENETKVIKQCYQDHNLSQNGSAPTFPLCAMQLFSHMHAVISTATCMRRSSIQSTFSINPEIVCDPLSDYNVWSMLKPINTTGTLKPDDRVVVAATRLDSRSFFWNVAPGAESAVASFVTQLAAAEALQKAPDVTTLPRNVMFVFFQGETFDYIGSSRMVYDMEKGKFPVQLENVDSFVELGQVALRTSLELWMHTDPVSQKNESVRNQVEDLLATLEKSGAGVPAVILRRTNQSQPLPPSSLQRFLRARNISGVVLADHSGAFHNKYYQSIYDTAENINVSYPEWLSPEEDLNFVTDTAKALADVATVLGRALYELAGGTNFSDTVQADPQTVTRLLYGFLIKANNSWFQSILRQDLRSYLGDGPLQHYIAVSSPTNTTYVVQYALANLTGTVVNLTREQCQDPSKVPSENKDLYEYSWVQGPLHSNETDRLPRCVRSTARLARALSPAFELSQWSSTEYSTWTESRWKDIRARIFLIASKELELITLTVGFGILIFSLIVTYCINAKADVLFIAPREPGAVSY, from the exons CTTCAATTAGTGGAGACACAGGGGTTATCCACGTAGTAGAGAAAGAAGAGGACCTACAGTGGGTATTGACTGATGGCCCCAACCCCCCTTACATGGTTCTGCTGGAGAGCAAGCATTTTACCAG GGATTTAATGGAGAAGCTGAAAGGGAGAACCAGCCGAATTGCTGGTCTTGCAGTGTCCTTGACCAAGCCcagtcctgcctcaggcttctctCCTAGTGTGCAGTGCCCAAATGATGGGTTTG GTGTTTACTCCAATTCCTATGGGCCAGAGTTTGCTCACTGCAGAGAAATACAGTGGAACTCGCTGGGCAATGGTTTGGCTTATGAAGACTTTAGTTTCCCCATCTTTCTTCTTGAAGATGAAAATGAAACCAAAGTCATCAAGCAG TGCTATCAAGATCACAACCTGAGTCAGAATGGCTCAGCACCAACCTTCCCACTGTGTGCCATGCAGCTCTTTTCACACATGCATGCTGTCATCAGCACTGCCACCTGCATGCGGCGCAGCTCCATCCAAAGCACCTTCAGCATCAACCCAG AAATCGTCTGTGACCCCCTGTCTGATTACAATGTGTGGAGCATGCTAAAGCCTATAAATACAACTGGGACATTAAAGCCTGACGACAGGGTTGTGGTTGCTGCCACCCGG CTGGATAGTCGTTCCTTTTTCTGGAATGTGGCCCCAGGGGCTGAAAGCGCAGTggcttcctttgtcacccagctGGCTGCTGCTGAAGCTTTGCAAAAGGCACCTGATGTGACCACCCTGCCCCGCAATGTCATGTTTGTCTTCTTTCAAGGG GAAACTTTTGACTACATTGGCAGCTCGAGGATGGTCTACGATATGGAGAAGGGCAAGTTTCCTGTGCAGTTAGAGAATGTTGACTCATTTGTGGAGCTGGGACAG GTGGCCTTAAGAACTTCATTAGAGCTTTGGATGCACACAGATCCTGTTTCTCAGAAAAATGAGTCTGTACGGAACCAG GTGGAGGATCTCCTGGCCACATTGGAGAAGAGTGGTGCTGGTGTCCCTGCTGTCATCCTCAGGAGGACAAATCAGTCCCAGCCTCTCCCACCATCTTCCCTGCAGCGATTTCTTCGAGCTCGAAACATCTCTGGCGTTGTTCTGGCTGACCACTCTGGTGCCTTCCATAACAA ATATTACCAGAGTATTTACGACACTGCTGAGAACATTAATGTGAGCTATCCCGAATGGCTGAGCCCTGAAGAGGACCTGAACTTTGTAACAGACACTGCCAAG GCCCTGGCAGATGTGGCCACGGTGCTGGGACGTGCTCTGTATGAGCTTGCAGGAGGAACCAACTTCAGCGACACAGTTCAGGCTGATCCCCAAACG GTTACCCGCCTGCTCTATGGGTTCCTGATTAAAGCCAACAACTCATGGTTCCAGTCTATCCTCAGGCAGGACCTAAGGTCCTACTTGG GTGACGGGCCTCTTCAACATTACATCGCTGTCTCCAGCCCCACCAACACCACTTATGTTGTACAGTATGCCTTGGCAAATTTGACTGGCACGGTGGTCAACCTCACCCGAGAGCAGTGCCAGGATCCAAGTAAAGTCCCAAGTGAAAACAAGGAT CTGTATGAGTACTCATGGGTCCAGGGCCCTTTGCATTCTAATGAGACGGACCGACTCCCCCGGTGTGTGCGTTCTACTGCACGATTAGCCAGGGCCTTGTCTCCTGCCTTTGAACTGAGTCAGTGGAGCTCTACTGAATACTCTACATGGACTGAGAGCCGCTGGAAAGATATCCGTGCCCGGATATTTCTCATCGCCAGCAAAGAGCTTGAG TTGATCACCCTGACAGTGGGCTTCGGCATCCTCATCTTCTCCCTCATCGTCACCTACTGTATCAATGCCAAAGCTGATGTCCTTTTCATTGCTCCCCGGGAGCCAGGAGCTGTGTCATACTGA